One region of Thiorhodovibrio frisius genomic DNA includes:
- a CDS encoding P-II family nitrogen regulator has product MHFKLIVALVQGSETEKVLKAARGAGATGSTVISQARGEGLEQQKTFFGLTLDAPRDLLLLLVEEHLSRKILETIAEVAGFEDKPGCGIAFQIDVEDAVGIRHQVERLSETVEKEI; this is encoded by the coding sequence ATGCATTTCAAACTCATAGTTGCCCTGGTGCAGGGCTCAGAGACGGAGAAGGTGCTCAAGGCCGCGCGCGGGGCTGGGGCCACCGGCTCCACCGTGATCAGCCAGGCACGCGGCGAGGGCCTCGAGCAGCAGAAGACATTCTTCGGGCTTACACTCGATGCTCCGCGCGACCTGCTGTTATTGCTGGTGGAAGAACATCTGAGCCGCAAGATTTTGGAGACCATCGCCGAGGTCGCCGGCTTTGAGGACAAGCCCGGCTGCGGCATTGCCTTTCAGATCGATGTCGAGGATGCCGTCGGCATTCGCCATCAGGTCGAACGCCTGTCAGAAACCGTCGAGAAAGAGATTTAA
- a CDS encoding CBS domain-containing protein: MTEEAISDSLSPESQAPEAPIVRVRHVMKRDFDIVDGMDTVAEALARMVHVETKCLIVKKRHADDEFGMVLMSDIARKVLARDRPAERVNIYEIMSKPLLSVPPEMDIRYCARLFARFKLSRAPVVDQREVVGIVSLTDLVVKGMLERTTPTP, from the coding sequence GTGACTGAAGAAGCCATTTCCGATTCCCTTTCGCCCGAATCCCAGGCGCCTGAGGCGCCCATCGTTCGGGTGCGCCATGTGATGAAACGCGACTTCGATATCGTCGATGGCATGGACACCGTCGCTGAGGCACTGGCGCGCATGGTGCACGTCGAGACCAAGTGTCTGATCGTTAAAAAGCGCCATGCCGATGATGAATTCGGCATGGTGCTGATGTCAGACATCGCTCGCAAGGTGCTGGCGCGCGATCGCCCCGCCGAGCGAGTGAATATCTACGAAATTATGTCCAAACCCCTGCTGAGCGTGCCACCGGAGATGGACATCCGCTACTGCGCGCGGCTGTTTGCCCGCTTCAAACTCTCGCGCGCGCCCGTGGTGGACCAACGCGAGGTGGTGGGTATTGTGAGCCTGACCGATCTGGTGGTGAAGGGAATGCTGGAGCGCACGACGCCGACGCCCTGA
- the ampD gene encoding 1,6-anhydro-N-acetylmuramyl-L-alanine amidase AmpD has translation MTDETMNKPMPDHPLSRGWLTAARPCPSPNHNERPPGMPVDLLVIHNISLPPGDFGGPGIAQLFLNQLDPAQHPFFATIADLRVSAHLLIRRDGELIQFVDLRARAWHAGASAFGGRADCNDFSIGIELEGTDETPFTDAQYARLIGVTEVILRGFPGIGPGRVVGHEHIAPGRKTDPGPCFDWARYLDSVFG, from the coding sequence ATGACCGACGAGACCATGAACAAGCCAATGCCGGATCATCCCCTGTCGCGCGGCTGGCTGACGGCTGCCCGCCCCTGCCCTTCGCCCAATCATAATGAGCGCCCGCCGGGCATGCCTGTCGATCTGCTGGTAATTCACAATATCAGCCTGCCGCCGGGTGATTTTGGCGGACCTGGGATCGCGCAGTTATTTCTCAATCAGCTCGATCCTGCGCAACATCCATTTTTTGCGACCATCGCCGACCTGCGGGTATCGGCTCATCTGCTGATCCGCCGCGATGGGGAGCTGATCCAATTTGTCGATCTGCGCGCGCGCGCCTGGCATGCGGGGGCCTCGGCGTTTGGCGGGCGCGCGGACTGTAATGATTTTTCGATTGGGATTGAGCTTGAAGGGACGGATGAGACGCCCTTTACCGATGCGCAGTATGCGCGGCTGATTGGCGTCACCGAGGTGATTTTGCGCGGCTTTCCGGGTATCGGGCCGGGACGTGTTGTCGGGCATGAGCATATCGCGCCTGGGCGCAAGACGGACCCTGGCCCTTGCTTTGATTGGGCTCGGTATTTGGATAGTGTTTTTGGGTGA
- a CDS encoding UDP-2,3-diacylglucosamine diphosphatase, with protein MSQVEALRPLRYRTIWISDVHLGFRGCQAEFLLDFLRATACRQLYLVGDIIDMWALRKGLYWPDAHNQVVQAVLEKARNGTQVTYVPGNHDELLRGHLGAEFAGVAICDELVHTTVDGRRLLVLHGDKFDQVVQNGRWLAMLGATLYDTVLAISQPVHRIRRRLGLRYWSLAAFLKHKVKNAVNYIGNFEQAVAAEAQRHQVDGMVCGHIHHAEMREIEGVNYCNCGDWVESCTALVEHHNGRMELLRWTEIREVLGRNDNIAPQPLAEAA; from the coding sequence ATGAGTCAGGTTGAGGCCTTGCGGCCGCTAAGATATCGCACCATCTGGATTTCGGATGTGCATCTGGGGTTTCGAGGCTGTCAGGCGGAGTTTCTGCTCGACTTTCTGCGTGCGACCGCCTGTCGGCAGCTGTATCTGGTTGGTGACATCATCGACATGTGGGCACTGCGCAAAGGGCTTTACTGGCCGGATGCCCACAATCAGGTGGTGCAGGCGGTGCTGGAAAAGGCCCGCAACGGCACGCAGGTCACCTATGTACCAGGCAATCACGACGAATTACTGCGCGGCCATCTCGGCGCGGAATTCGCCGGTGTCGCCATCTGCGATGAACTGGTGCATACCACAGTCGATGGGCGTCGCCTGCTGGTGCTGCATGGCGACAAGTTCGATCAGGTGGTGCAAAACGGCCGCTGGCTGGCCATGCTGGGCGCGACCCTGTACGACACCGTGCTGGCGATTAGCCAGCCGGTGCATCGCATCCGCCGCCGCTTGGGGCTGCGCTACTGGTCGCTGGCGGCCTTTCTCAAGCACAAGGTCAAGAACGCCGTCAATTACATCGGCAACTTCGAGCAGGCGGTGGCCGCCGAGGCACAGCGGCATCAGGTTGACGGCATGGTTTGCGGCCACATCCATCATGCCGAAATGCGCGAAATTGAAGGTGTCAACTACTGCAATTGCGGCGACTGGGTCGAAAGCTGCACCGCACTGGTCGAGCACCATAACGGTCGCATGGAGCTACTGCGCTGGACGGAGATTCGCGAAGTGCTCGGCCGCAATGACAACATTGCCCCTCAACCCCTGGCCGAAGCAGCCTGA
- a CDS encoding argininosuccinate synthase, whose amino-acid sequence MPATQINKVVLAYSGGLDTSVILKWLQQEYDCEVVTFTADIGQGEELEPARTKAQAAGVKEIYIDDLREEFVRDFVYPMFRANALYEGEYLLGTSIARPLIAKRLVEIARETGADAISHGATGKGNDQVRFELGAYGLNPEIQIIAPWREWDLLSREKLLAYAEQHGIPVEMKREGNKSPYSMDANLLHISYEGYDLEDPWVEPGADMWRWTRDPQEAPNTPQEIELRFERGDIIAIDGNPMSPAQVLAELNRIGGEHGIGRADIVENRYVGMKSRGCYETPGGTIMLKAHRAMESLTLDREAAHLKDELMPRYASLIYNGYWFSPERNMLQAAIDQTQSVVNGEVRLKLYKGNVMVTGRRSASDSLFDTSIATFEEDAGAYDQGDATGFIRLNALRLRVAGRKGRL is encoded by the coding sequence ATGCCCGCAACACAGATTAACAAGGTCGTGCTCGCCTACTCCGGCGGCCTCGACACCTCCGTCATCCTGAAATGGCTACAGCAAGAATATGACTGCGAGGTGGTAACTTTCACCGCCGACATCGGCCAAGGGGAAGAGTTAGAGCCCGCGCGCACCAAGGCGCAGGCGGCAGGGGTGAAGGAGATCTACATCGACGACCTGCGCGAAGAATTTGTGCGCGATTTCGTCTACCCCATGTTCCGCGCCAATGCGCTTTATGAGGGCGAATACCTGCTCGGCACCTCCATTGCCCGCCCGCTGATCGCCAAGCGCTTAGTGGAGATTGCGCGCGAGACCGGCGCCGATGCCATCTCCCACGGCGCCACCGGCAAAGGCAACGACCAAGTGCGCTTTGAACTCGGCGCCTATGGGCTAAATCCGGAGATTCAGATCATCGCGCCCTGGCGGGAATGGGATCTGCTCTCGCGCGAGAAGCTGCTGGCCTACGCCGAGCAGCATGGCATTCCGGTGGAGATGAAGCGCGAGGGTAACAAGTCGCCGTACTCCATGGACGCCAACCTGCTGCACATTTCCTACGAGGGCTATGATCTGGAAGACCCCTGGGTCGAGCCTGGTGCCGACATGTGGCGCTGGACGCGCGACCCGCAAGAGGCCCCGAATACTCCGCAGGAGATCGAACTGCGCTTTGAGCGCGGCGACATCATCGCCATCGACGGCAACCCCATGAGCCCGGCGCAGGTGCTGGCGGAGCTCAACCGCATTGGCGGCGAGCATGGTATCGGCCGCGCCGACATTGTCGAGAATCGCTATGTCGGCATGAAATCGCGCGGCTGTTACGAGACCCCCGGCGGCACCATCATGCTGAAGGCGCATCGGGCGATGGAATCGCTCACGCTCGACCGCGAGGCGGCGCACCTGAAAGACGAGCTGATGCCTCGCTATGCCAGCCTGATCTACAACGGCTATTGGTTCAGCCCGGAGCGGAACATGCTCCAGGCCGCGATTGACCAGACCCAGTCGGTGGTCAATGGCGAGGTGCGCCTAAAGCTCTACAAGGGCAATGTGATGGTCACCGGCCGGCGCTCAGCAAGTGACAGTCTGTTCGATACCAGCATCGCCACCTTCGAAGAAGACGCCGGCGCTTATGATCAGGGCGATGCAACCGGTTTTATTCGGCTCAATGCGCTTCGCCTGCGCGTGGCTGGGCGCAAGGGGCGGCTTTAA
- a CDS encoding gamma-butyrobetaine hydroxylase-like domain-containing protein has product METNPRPTDIQLHSQSRVLELIYDDGAHFRLPCEYLRVYSPSAEVRGHTPDQAKLQIGKETVNITNLEPIGNYAVKIFFDDGHKSGLFDWAYLYKLGRGWQPLWQDYLQRLRDAGRTRAGEDPFDQLQARAEAPSELPQRH; this is encoded by the coding sequence ATGGAGACGAACCCCCGCCCAACCGACATCCAGTTGCACAGCCAATCCCGCGTGCTAGAACTCATTTATGATGATGGCGCCCATTTTCGCCTGCCGTGCGAATATCTGCGGGTCTACTCTCCCTCGGCCGAAGTGCGAGGGCACACGCCGGATCAGGCCAAGCTGCAGATAGGCAAAGAGACTGTGAATATCACCAATCTGGAGCCTATCGGCAACTATGCGGTGAAGATTTTCTTTGACGACGGGCATAAGTCCGGGCTGTTTGACTGGGCTTATCTCTACAAGCTCGGGCGTGGCTGGCAGCCGCTGTGGCAGGATTATTTGCAGCGACTGCGCGATGCTGGACGCACGCGCGCGGGTGAAGATCCTTTTGATCAATTGCAGGCGCGCGCCGAGGCGCCCTCTGAACTGCCGCAGAGGCATTAG
- the hemH gene encoding ferrochelatase: MKYKNIVDFQHDMPEKLGVLMLNLGTPDAPTPNAVRRYLAEFLNDPRVVEVPRPLWWFILHGVILRVRPARSARAYQAVWTDRGSPLLDIAQRQATGLQERLSQRIGSKVRVELGMRYGNPSVKQALELLKADAVRRLLVLPLYPQYSGTTTASSFDAVTEELSTWRWLPEIRFVNHYHDELAYIDALASSVRRAWAEKGEPERLLFSFHGIPKRYFTAGDPYHCHCHKTARMVADQLELDEDRWLVSFQSRVGRDEWLQPYTDETLKLWGSDGIKSVHVIAPGFSADCLETLEEIAVENRRYFIEAGGESYYYIPCLNDAPEHLDMLAALVARHTCGWPEMQASGAACPHLVKMAAVG, translated from the coding sequence ATGAAATACAAAAATATCGTAGATTTTCAGCATGATATGCCAGAAAAGCTGGGCGTGCTGATGCTCAATCTCGGCACCCCGGATGCACCCACACCCAACGCTGTGCGCCGCTACTTAGCCGAGTTCCTCAACGACCCGCGGGTGGTCGAAGTCCCACGCCCGCTGTGGTGGTTCATTTTGCACGGTGTCATCCTGCGGGTGCGCCCGGCGCGTTCCGCGCGCGCTTACCAGGCCGTGTGGACTGATCGCGGCTCGCCGCTACTCGACATTGCCCAGCGCCAGGCCACCGGTCTGCAGGAACGCCTCAGCCAGCGCATCGGCTCAAAGGTGCGTGTCGAACTTGGCATGCGCTATGGCAATCCGTCAGTCAAACAGGCACTCGAGCTGCTCAAGGCCGACGCGGTGCGCCGCCTGCTGGTCCTGCCGCTTTACCCCCAGTACTCTGGCACCACCACGGCATCCAGTTTCGACGCCGTCACCGAGGAGCTCAGCACCTGGCGCTGGCTACCGGAAATACGCTTCGTCAATCACTATCACGACGAGCTGGCCTACATTGACGCCCTTGCGAGCAGTGTCCGCCGCGCCTGGGCCGAGAAAGGCGAGCCCGAGCGTCTGCTGTTCTCCTTTCACGGTATCCCGAAGCGCTACTTTACCGCCGGCGACCCCTACCACTGCCATTGCCACAAAACCGCGCGCATGGTTGCCGACCAGCTTGAGCTGGACGAAGATCGCTGGCTGGTCTCCTTCCAGTCCCGCGTCGGGCGCGACGAATGGCTGCAACCCTATACCGATGAAACGCTCAAACTCTGGGGCAGCGACGGAATTAAGAGCGTGCATGTTATTGCCCCCGGTTTCTCTGCTGACTGCCTGGAAACCCTGGAAGAAATCGCCGTCGAAAATCGCCGCTATTTCATTGAAGCCGGCGGGGAGAGCTACTACTACATTCCCTGCCTCAACGATGCACCCGAGCATCTCGACATGCTGGCGGCTTTGGTTGCCCGCCACACCTGCGGCTGGCCAGAGATGCAGGCCAGCGGCGCGGCCTGTCCGCATTTAGTCAAAATGGCCGCAGTCGGCTAG
- a CDS encoding hemerythrin domain-containing protein, with the protein MNRLTRDHRRFARIMALLDALVARFQGGDEPDYELMCEMLEYVVDYADQVHHPSEELIFTALRQGLGATASGPEMDPSALALAITELSDQHRQLEDTSRAFRDALEGIVHGEVLSRDAVAGQGQALIALMRSHIADEEARVFPVARTMLSADDWSRLEQQAPSAADPVFGQLDPLRFRTLYDYLKDEIDPEDAA; encoded by the coding sequence ATGAATCGGTTAACGCGGGATCATCGCCGCTTCGCGCGCATCATGGCGCTGCTTGACGCGCTGGTTGCGCGTTTTCAAGGCGGCGATGAGCCGGACTATGAGTTGATGTGCGAGATGTTGGAATATGTCGTGGACTATGCGGACCAGGTTCACCATCCGAGCGAGGAGCTGATCTTCACTGCCCTGCGACAGGGGCTGGGCGCGACAGCATCGGGACCTGAGATGGATCCATCGGCGCTGGCTCTGGCCATCACCGAGTTGAGCGACCAGCATCGGCAGCTCGAGGACACGAGCCGAGCTTTTCGTGACGCACTCGAGGGCATTGTCCACGGGGAAGTGCTGTCACGTGATGCGGTGGCTGGGCAGGGGCAAGCGTTGATTGCACTAATGCGCTCTCACATCGCCGATGAAGAAGCTCGGGTGTTTCCCGTTGCACGCACCATGCTAAGCGCGGACGACTGGTCGCGGCTCGAGCAGCAGGCACCGAGTGCGGCCGATCCGGTTTTCGGGCAGCTCGATCCGCTGCGCTTTCGCACTCTGTATGATTATCTCAAGGATGAAATTGACCCCGAGGATGCCGCATGA
- a CDS encoding potassium channel family protein has product MDNIYFLILRRMRKPLLALVTVYSVAVFGLVLIPGRDADGTVWYLGFFHAFYFVSYMATTIGFGELPREFSDAQRLWTVFCIYLTVTVWIYSVGSLIALLQDESLQRALAERRFAASVKRITTPFFLIVGYGQTGRDLVRALTSERRRAVVIDIDRERLNGLQLEKLREFVPSLQADAQCPDVLLSGGLRHPMCQAVLALTSSNEVNLKVALAAKLLHPEVTIIGRSDSHDISANMLSFDTDYVLNPFEIFALYLRVALTAHCHTVLNDWLGALRGAQLGEPRKPPSEGRWILCGFGRFGKAVYRELSPGGTELMVIEQSPEHTGTPSTAWIHGRGTEAETLEQAGIREAVGLIAGTDNDANNLSIIMTARVLNPELFVVVRENHMVNEDLFAAVDADIRMHPSLIVANRIRTLLRSPLLARFFDLARDQNEEWACALVSRVAAMIQEQAPEVWEFGIDGDDSPALMDAADLGLKPHLVDLLKDPRAVDASLSAIALLHQRGTRLDLLPDPHGTLIQPGDRLLFCGSASARTRMRWNQVDIDVLSTTLGRPPQVGWLWRQLRPHLPARWQT; this is encoded by the coding sequence ATGGATAACATCTATTTCCTCATTCTGCGGCGCATGCGCAAACCGCTGCTGGCCTTGGTGACGGTCTACAGTGTTGCGGTGTTCGGGCTGGTCCTGATCCCAGGGCGGGATGCCGACGGTACTGTCTGGTATCTGGGTTTCTTTCATGCCTTTTATTTTGTCAGCTACATGGCCACCACCATTGGCTTTGGCGAATTGCCGCGCGAGTTCAGCGATGCGCAGCGGCTTTGGACGGTGTTCTGTATCTATTTAACGGTGACCGTGTGGATCTACTCGGTCGGCTCGCTGATTGCGCTGCTGCAAGACGAGAGTCTTCAGCGCGCGCTAGCGGAAAGACGCTTCGCGGCGAGTGTTAAGCGCATTACTACGCCCTTTTTTCTGATCGTTGGCTATGGCCAGACCGGTCGCGACCTGGTGCGGGCACTGACTAGCGAGCGTCGCCGTGCCGTCGTCATTGACATTGATCGCGAACGCCTTAACGGTCTGCAACTCGAGAAGCTGCGCGAATTCGTTCCCTCCCTGCAGGCCGATGCGCAATGCCCGGATGTGCTGCTGAGTGGTGGTCTGCGCCACCCAATGTGCCAGGCGGTGCTCGCTCTGACCTCCTCTAACGAGGTCAACCTTAAGGTGGCGCTGGCAGCGAAGTTGCTGCATCCGGAGGTGACCATTATCGGTCGTTCGGATTCGCACGACATCTCGGCGAACATGCTGTCGTTTGACACCGACTATGTACTCAATCCCTTTGAGATCTTCGCGCTCTATCTGCGCGTCGCCCTGACCGCGCATTGTCACACGGTGCTTAATGACTGGCTCGGTGCCCTGCGCGGAGCGCAGCTCGGCGAGCCGCGCAAGCCACCGAGCGAAGGACGCTGGATTCTGTGCGGTTTTGGTCGCTTCGGCAAGGCGGTCTATCGTGAGTTGAGCCCGGGCGGCACCGAACTCATGGTCATCGAACAGAGCCCCGAGCACACCGGCACGCCGTCGACCGCCTGGATTCACGGCCGTGGCACCGAGGCTGAAACCCTGGAGCAGGCCGGTATCCGCGAGGCGGTTGGCTTGATTGCCGGCACCGATAACGATGCCAACAATTTGTCCATTATCATGACCGCGCGGGTGCTGAATCCGGAGCTGTTCGTGGTGGTGCGCGAAAATCACATGGTCAACGAGGACCTCTTTGCCGCCGTGGACGCGGACATCCGCATGCACCCCAGCCTGATTGTCGCCAATCGCATTCGCACCCTGCTCAGATCACCGCTGCTCGCCAGGTTTTTTGACCTCGCACGAGACCAGAACGAGGAATGGGCCTGCGCCCTGGTCAGCCGGGTGGCCGCGATGATTCAGGAACAGGCGCCCGAGGTTTGGGAATTTGGCATTGACGGCGATGATTCGCCGGCCTTGATGGATGCGGCCGATCTCGGGCTCAAGCCGCATCTGGTCGATCTGCTGAAAGACCCGCGCGCGGTTGATGCCAGTTTGTCCGCCATTGCGCTGCTGCATCAGCGTGGCACTCGGCTCGACTTGTTGCCCGACCCTCATGGTACCCTTATCCAGCCCGGCGACCGACTGCTATTTTGCGGCAGTGCCTCGGCACGCACGCGCATGCGGTGGAATCAGGTCGATATTGACGTTCTGAGCACGACCCTGGGGCGTCCGCCGCAAGTCGGCTGGTTATGGCGCCAGCTGCGCCCGCATCTGCCCGCGCGCTGGCAGACCTGA
- a CDS encoding DUF6394 family protein, whose protein sequence is MNLEKVVFGFFIFLALTLNFGFFVGEIDNPDHHHLREFVILFIVNAVALIMKIGDRSQVDAMLLATGLVAMLQLVGAAIIWILAAHVWESGMTASVMASIVSLAGGAMVANIISVVLLIAETVMLRR, encoded by the coding sequence ATGAATCTGGAAAAAGTCGTCTTCGGGTTTTTCATTTTTCTGGCGTTGACGCTGAATTTCGGCTTCTTCGTCGGCGAGATCGATAATCCCGATCACCATCACCTGCGCGAATTCGTCATCCTGTTCATCGTCAATGCCGTGGCCTTGATCATGAAGATTGGGGATCGCAGTCAAGTCGATGCCATGCTGCTGGCTACCGGCCTGGTCGCGATGCTGCAACTGGTGGGTGCGGCCATTATCTGGATTCTGGCAGCCCATGTGTGGGAATCCGGCATGACAGCCAGCGTCATGGCCAGCATCGTCTCACTTGCCGGAGGCGCTATGGTGGCTAATATCATCTCTGTGGTGCTTTTGATTGCCGAAACCGTGATGCTGAGGCGCTGA
- a CDS encoding alpha-isopropylmalate synthase regulatory domain-containing protein: protein MTANTRHLQILDTTLRDGEQTQGVSFSRDEKTNIAKVLLEQVRVDRIEVASARVSEGEQSAVAAMIDWARELGLDRRIEVLGFVDHGKSVDWIRAAGGSVINLLAKGSEKHCHTQLGKSLTEHAADVRETVQIAAGQGLDVNLYLEDWSNGYADNPGYVFELMGLLQDAAIGHVMLPDTLGVMTPERVHAAMRDMIERFPGCRFDFHPHNDYGLATANVLAAARAGAAAVHCTVNCLGERAGNASLAEVVVNLRDQLDIELGIDETHLVRASELVQYFSGKRVADNAPIIGGDVFTQTAGIHADGDSKGRLYHTKLSPERFSRRRTYALGKLSGKASLIKNLERLDIRLSKDNQRKVLKRIVELGDSKKTITADDLPFIIAEVLESKDYDHAELLACNVSSSLGLESTASIKLCIDGELLTAAGSGNGGFDAFNNALARIVKRLGLTLPTLADYEVRIPKGGRTDALTECTISWSETGGAGKGREFKTRGVHANQVFAAIGATMRMLNLVLQWAQPGREEAEHAA from the coding sequence ATGACCGCGAACACCAGGCATCTGCAAATTCTCGACACCACGCTGCGCGATGGCGAGCAAACCCAGGGGGTGTCGTTCTCGCGCGATGAGAAGACCAACATCGCCAAGGTGTTGCTGGAGCAGGTGCGGGTGGATCGCATCGAGGTGGCTTCGGCGCGCGTGTCGGAGGGCGAGCAGAGCGCGGTGGCGGCCATGATCGACTGGGCGCGCGAACTCGGACTGGACCGGCGCATCGAGGTGCTGGGCTTTGTCGATCATGGCAAGAGCGTCGACTGGATTCGCGCCGCCGGTGGCTCGGTGATCAACCTGCTGGCTAAGGGTAGCGAGAAACATTGCCATACCCAGCTCGGAAAATCCCTGACCGAACATGCCGCCGATGTGCGCGAGACCGTGCAGATTGCCGCTGGACAAGGGCTTGATGTCAATCTGTACCTAGAGGACTGGTCGAACGGCTATGCGGATAATCCGGGTTATGTGTTTGAGCTAATGGGGTTGTTGCAGGACGCTGCCATCGGCCATGTCATGCTGCCAGACACCCTGGGGGTCATGACACCGGAGCGGGTCCATGCCGCCATGCGCGACATGATCGAGCGCTTTCCCGGCTGTCGGTTTGATTTTCACCCCCATAACGACTACGGCCTAGCGACCGCCAATGTGCTCGCCGCAGCGCGGGCTGGTGCGGCGGCCGTTCACTGCACTGTCAACTGCTTGGGTGAGCGCGCTGGCAATGCCTCCCTGGCCGAGGTGGTGGTGAATCTGCGCGACCAACTCGACATCGAACTTGGCATCGACGAAACCCATCTGGTGCGCGCAAGCGAGCTGGTGCAGTATTTTTCCGGCAAGCGGGTGGCGGATAATGCACCCATCATTGGTGGCGATGTCTTTACCCAAACTGCCGGTATCCATGCCGATGGCGACAGCAAGGGCCGGCTCTATCACACCAAGCTCTCGCCGGAGCGTTTCAGCCGCCGGCGTACCTATGCTCTGGGCAAGCTGAGCGGCAAGGCGTCGCTGATCAAGAATCTTGAACGTCTCGACATTCGTTTGTCCAAAGACAATCAGCGCAAGGTGCTTAAACGAATCGTTGAGCTGGGGGATTCTAAGAAAACGATCACCGCCGATGATTTACCCTTTATCATCGCCGAGGTGCTCGAGAGTAAGGACTATGATCATGCAGAGCTTCTAGCCTGCAATGTGTCCAGCAGCCTGGGGCTTGAATCCACTGCCAGCATCAAGCTGTGCATCGATGGGGAGCTTCTGACCGCAGCTGGCAGCGGCAATGGCGGCTTCGATGCCTTCAATAACGCCCTGGCGCGCATCGTCAAGCGGCTTGGCCTGACTTTGCCGACCCTGGCGGACTACGAGGTCCGCATCCCCAAGGGCGGGCGTACCGATGCCCTGACCGAGTGCACGATCAGCTGGTCGGAGACCGGCGGGGCAGGGAAGGGACGCGAATTCAAAACCCGCGGCGTGCATGCCAATCAGGTGTTTGCCGCCATTGGCGCGACCATGCGCATGCTCAATCTGGTGCTGCAATGGGCGCAACCGGGGCGCGAAGAAGCGGAGCACGCGGCCTGA